One window of the Actinomyces procaprae genome contains the following:
- a CDS encoding carbohydrate ABC transporter permease: MQILKQTRSRTPLKAKTRYTITNIWITILLAIGAVIMVAPLLWMFTTSLKDKEGVFALPPEWIPSPAHWDTYLRIWTEGPLASGIKNSLVVSLSVTIVGSFVSALAAFAFAKMRLPGKNGLFLLLLSGMMIPFPTLMIPQFMMFSRIGWVDTLLPLIVPGMFGNIMMIFFLRQYLTSTPDSLIEAARVDGASFPQIFFRMILPLIRPAIAAQFILWFMGVWNDYLAPTIYLNSPEKLTLQLVIANFNSNYAIQSDYPLIMAASIVALLPIFVIFLVFQRQIIESVALTGTKA, translated from the coding sequence ATGCAGATCCTCAAGCAGACCCGTAGCCGGACCCCCCTGAAGGCCAAGACCCGCTACACCATCACCAATATCTGGATCACCATCCTGCTGGCGATCGGAGCGGTCATCATGGTCGCTCCGCTGCTGTGGATGTTCACCACCTCGCTGAAGGACAAGGAGGGCGTCTTCGCGCTCCCGCCGGAGTGGATCCCCAGCCCGGCGCACTGGGACACCTACCTGCGCATTTGGACCGAGGGACCACTGGCCAGCGGCATCAAGAACAGCCTTGTCGTCTCCCTGTCGGTGACGATCGTCGGCTCCTTCGTCTCAGCACTGGCCGCATTCGCTTTCGCCAAGATGCGGCTGCCCGGGAAGAACGGATTGTTCCTGCTGCTGCTGTCCGGAATGATGATTCCCTTCCCGACACTCATGATCCCGCAGTTCATGATGTTCTCTCGTATCGGTTGGGTGGACACCCTGCTGCCGCTGATCGTGCCCGGCATGTTCGGCAACATCATGATGATCTTCTTCCTGCGCCAGTACCTGACCTCCACCCCGGACTCGCTGATTGAGGCGGCCCGGGTTGACGGGGCCTCCTTCCCGCAGATCTTCTTCCGCATGATCCTGCCGCTGATCCGTCCCGCCATAGCCGCCCAATTCATCTTGTGGTTCATGGGCGTGTGGAACGACTACCTCGCGCCGACGATCTACCTCAACAGCCCCGAGAAGCTGACGCTGCAGCTGGTGATCGCCAATTTCAACTCCAACTACGCCATCCAGTCCGACTACCCGTTGATCATGGCGGCCTCCATCGTCGCGCTGCTGCCGATCTTCGTGATCTTCCTGGTCTTCCAGCGGCAGATCATTGAGTCCGTCGCACTGACCGGAACGAAGGCATGA
- a CDS encoding ABC transporter substrate-binding protein, giving the protein MMKHQMLSRRSFNSLALAAGALAGASALASCSSSDSSASGTPELTYMFRGGTDEKAAYQTAIDNFSKANNCTVKVITTDADQYSTKLQAAITGNQVPDVFYLEQGSVMSFASNGIVMDITDMLGDVDLDNIWAYGVDSYRYDGTQVGKGQIYGLPKDVGPFAFGYNKTMFEAAGLELPDKDVPYTWDEFVDVCQQLTQDTDGDGELDQWGTGLNVNWCLQAFVWSNGADWCNEEHTTVTVDTPEFAEALQFFADMQNVYGITPSIAQAQTMDTYQRWMRGQIGFFPVGPWDVSTYQELDFEWDLIPFPAGKTGKPSTYIGSLGIAVSSGTKYPELAAKLVAYLSADRDCQKQLVEAGIQIPNLIDYAKDEYATDTETAPANKEEFLQIVETDGHALPGAVTWSPEWYDEFFTNIQPVLDGDKTASEYCAEVQPVMQAKLDAAVEAAKQAQAGA; this is encoded by the coding sequence ATGATGAAGCACCAGATGCTCAGCCGTCGCTCCTTCAACTCACTCGCCCTGGCAGCGGGTGCTCTGGCTGGAGCCTCCGCCCTGGCGAGCTGCTCCTCCTCTGATTCCTCCGCCTCCGGCACCCCGGAGCTGACCTACATGTTCCGCGGAGGCACGGACGAGAAGGCCGCCTACCAGACGGCCATCGACAACTTCTCCAAGGCCAACAACTGCACCGTCAAGGTCATCACCACCGACGCCGACCAGTACTCCACCAAGCTGCAGGCCGCCATCACCGGCAACCAGGTCCCCGACGTCTTCTACCTGGAGCAGGGCTCGGTCATGTCCTTCGCCTCCAACGGCATCGTCATGGACATCACCGACATGCTCGGCGACGTCGACCTGGACAACATCTGGGCCTACGGCGTGGACTCCTACCGCTACGACGGCACCCAGGTCGGCAAGGGCCAGATCTACGGCCTGCCCAAGGACGTCGGCCCGTTCGCCTTCGGCTACAACAAGACCATGTTCGAGGCGGCCGGGCTCGAGCTGCCCGACAAGGACGTGCCCTACACCTGGGACGAGTTCGTCGACGTGTGCCAGCAGCTCACCCAGGACACCGACGGCGACGGCGAGCTCGACCAGTGGGGCACGGGCCTGAACGTCAACTGGTGCCTGCAGGCCTTCGTGTGGTCCAACGGCGCCGACTGGTGCAACGAGGAGCACACCACCGTCACCGTCGACACCCCGGAGTTCGCCGAGGCACTGCAGTTCTTCGCGGACATGCAGAACGTGTACGGCATCACCCCCTCCATTGCCCAGGCCCAGACCATGGACACCTACCAGCGCTGGATGCGCGGCCAGATCGGCTTCTTCCCCGTCGGCCCCTGGGACGTGTCCACCTACCAGGAGTTGGACTTCGAGTGGGACCTGATTCCGTTCCCCGCCGGCAAGACCGGCAAGCCGTCCACCTACATCGGCTCGCTGGGCATCGCCGTCTCCTCGGGCACGAAGTACCCCGAACTCGCCGCCAAGCTGGTCGCCTACCTTTCGGCCGACCGCGACTGCCAGAAGCAACTGGTTGAGGCGGGCATCCAGATTCCCAACCTGATCGACTACGCCAAGGACGAGTACGCCACCGACACCGAGACGGCGCCGGCCAACAAGGAGGAGTTCCTCCAGATCGTCGAGACCGACGGCCACGCCCTTCCCGGTGCGGTCACCTGGAGCCCCGAGTGGTATGACGAGTTCTTCACCAACATCCAGCCGGTGCTGGACGGGGACAAGACCGCCAGCGAGTACTGCGCGGAGGTGCAGCCCGTCATGCAGGCAAAGCTCGACGCCGCCGTCGAGGCCGCCAAGCAGGCTCAGGCCGGCGCCTGA
- a CDS encoding carbohydrate ABC transporter permease, which produces MSLTKTAPPRPVAAAVAPQRKSTLHRSEHRWAAVFVAAPVIGFLLFTLFPLGYSIYASFTSWNGLSAPRFIGLNNFIAIASDPYFRKTLFNTFFYMLGIPIGLVLSLLLAMALSRRLPGRTFFRTVYYIPVISSLAAIAILWQWAYNGDYGLVNQVLHIFGIQGPNWLQDTATVKPAIIIMSVWKGLGYSMLLYLAAIQSVPKSLYEAAELDGAGSLRKFISITLPMVRPVTFFLIVTNIINGSQMFTEINIMTPTGGPEYSAATIVWYIWQKAFKNLQMGYATSMALVLGVLIFIITAIQMRMNARNAFSVE; this is translated from the coding sequence ATGTCCCTTACCAAAACCGCGCCCCCACGGCCGGTCGCGGCGGCCGTAGCGCCGCAGCGCAAGTCCACACTGCACCGCAGTGAGCACCGCTGGGCGGCGGTCTTCGTCGCCGCCCCCGTGATCGGCTTCCTGCTGTTCACTCTCTTTCCACTGGGCTATTCCATCTATGCCTCGTTCACTTCATGGAACGGCCTGTCCGCCCCTCGCTTCATCGGGCTGAACAACTTCATCGCCATCGCCTCCGACCCCTACTTCCGCAAGACGCTGTTCAACACGTTCTTCTACATGTTGGGCATCCCGATCGGCCTGGTCCTGTCGCTGCTGCTGGCCATGGCTCTGAGCCGGAGACTGCCGGGGCGGACCTTCTTCCGCACGGTCTACTACATTCCGGTGATCTCCTCGCTCGCGGCCATCGCCATTCTGTGGCAGTGGGCCTACAACGGTGACTATGGCCTGGTCAACCAGGTGCTGCACATCTTCGGAATCCAGGGCCCCAACTGGCTCCAAGACACCGCAACGGTTAAACCGGCGATCATCATCATGTCCGTCTGGAAGGGCCTGGGCTACTCCATGCTGCTGTACCTGGCCGCCATCCAGTCGGTACCGAAGTCGCTGTACGAGGCGGCCGAACTCGACGGCGCCGGGTCGCTACGCAAGTTCATCTCGATCACGCTGCCGATGGTGCGTCCCGTGACCTTCTTCTTGATCGTCACCAACATCATCAACGGCTCCCAGATGTTCACCGAAATCAACATCATGACCCCCACTGGCGGCCCCGAGTACTCCGCCGCAACCATCGTCTGGTATATCTGGCAGAAGGCCTTCAAGAACCTGCAGATGGGCTACGCGACCTCGATGGCGCTCGTGCTAGGGGTGCTCATCTTCATCATCACGGCGATCCAGATGCGCATGAACGCGCGCAACGCGTTCAGCGTCGAGTGA
- a CDS encoding UDP-N-acetylmuramate dehydrogenase: MSLPPDAGRFGLSAPDPLSGTEACTTPISVHADPADWPAPVPALARPLGSAAGSTPCLAELTTLRVGGPVDSYVEARTEAELIDAVRQADAAGTPLLVIGGGSNILAADAGFAGVVVRDARQEVSLSADDRCGGVEFTATAGTTWDDLVREAIASHWGGFAPLSGIPGTVGAAPVQNIGAYGAEVAELLASVRAWDRATGRPVQLPLARLHLSYRDSELKRSLTDAEIGGGRTWGPTGRWVVLSVTFSVRAASLSAPIAYDQLARTLGVEVGDRVDARAVREAVLELRRSKGMVLDDADHDTWSAGSFFTNPILTRAQADALPDDAPRFPVADHSQMVAGTRQAPVVEGLVKTSAAWLIDHAGFGKGFAPATAGADPAATLSTKHVLALTNRGHARAADLAGLRDAVVAGVRERFGVTLVPEPVHVGF; encoded by the coding sequence ATGTCACTACCCCCAGACGCCGGCCGCTTCGGCCTGAGCGCGCCCGATCCGTTGTCCGGCACCGAGGCGTGCACCACGCCGATCTCCGTGCACGCCGATCCCGCCGACTGGCCCGCACCCGTCCCCGCCCTCGCCCGCCCACTGGGATCCGCCGCCGGTTCGACCCCGTGCCTGGCCGAGCTGACCACCCTGCGGGTGGGTGGCCCGGTCGACAGCTACGTCGAGGCCCGCACCGAGGCCGAGCTGATCGACGCGGTCCGCCAGGCCGACGCCGCCGGAACCCCCCTGCTGGTGATCGGCGGCGGTTCCAACATCCTGGCCGCCGATGCGGGATTCGCCGGAGTGGTCGTGCGCGACGCCCGCCAGGAGGTCAGCCTGTCCGCGGATGACCGCTGCGGAGGCGTGGAGTTCACCGCCACCGCCGGCACCACCTGGGACGACCTGGTGCGCGAGGCCATCGCCAGCCACTGGGGAGGCTTCGCGCCCCTGTCCGGGATTCCCGGCACCGTCGGTGCAGCCCCGGTGCAGAACATCGGCGCCTACGGCGCCGAGGTCGCCGAGCTGCTCGCCTCCGTGCGCGCCTGGGACCGGGCAACGGGCCGGCCCGTCCAGCTCCCGCTGGCCCGTCTGCACCTGAGCTACCGCGACTCCGAACTCAAGCGCTCCCTGACCGACGCGGAGATCGGCGGCGGCCGCACCTGGGGCCCCACGGGCCGCTGGGTGGTGCTGTCGGTGACCTTCTCCGTGCGGGCGGCCTCCCTGTCCGCCCCCATCGCCTACGACCAGCTGGCCCGCACCCTGGGGGTCGAGGTGGGCGACCGGGTGGACGCCCGGGCGGTGCGCGAGGCCGTGCTGGAACTGCGCCGCTCCAAGGGAATGGTCCTGGACGACGCCGACCACGACACCTGGTCCGCCGGCTCCTTCTTCACCAACCCGATCCTCACCCGCGCCCAGGCCGATGCCCTCCCCGACGACGCCCCCCGCTTCCCGGTGGCCGACCACTCCCAGATGGTGGCCGGCACCCGGCAGGCGCCCGTCGTCGAGGGACTGGTGAAGACCTCCGCCGCCTGGCTCATCGACCACGCCGGCTTCGGCAAGGGCTTCGCCCCCGCGACCGCCGGGGCCGATCCTGCCGCCACCCTGTCCACCAAGCACGTACTGGCCCTGACCAACCGGGGCCATGCCCGCGCCGCCGACCTGGCCGGGCTGCGCGACGCCGTTGTCGCCGGCGTGCGTGAGCGCTTCGGCGTCACGCTCGTGCCCGAGCCCGTGCACGTCGGCTTCTAG
- a CDS encoding arabinan endo-1,5-alpha-L-arabinosidase, whose product MSSQAVLGLAGGCAARSNAGDADRGPAAEVPTLAGDLAAHDPALLLDEQGAPLAVFSTGDASIGGGAILVRISEDGGTTWGKRTGAWRLADEPAWTHEAVPGLTNYWAPDVVRVGDEIRLYYAASTFGSSRSAIGLMASSAFDPTDPQTGWEDRGVVITSGDGEAYNAIDPSVLTDADGRTWMAFGSFWGGIFAVELGRDGLRADPTADPIRLADRGTALNDVEGAALARHHGWYYLFVSFGSCCQGIDSTYEIAVGRSEAITGPYLDRSGASLLDGGGTVLLSSQGNMIGPGGGAVAGDWLVHHYYDADNGGTPTLALRRLAWDDDWPVLLSSEELSARAQATA is encoded by the coding sequence TTGTCGTCACAGGCAGTGCTTGGACTTGCTGGCGGATGCGCCGCGAGGTCGAACGCGGGCGATGCCGACCGCGGTCCGGCCGCGGAAGTACCCACCCTCGCCGGTGACCTGGCCGCGCACGACCCGGCGCTGTTGCTGGACGAGCAAGGCGCACCGCTGGCGGTCTTCTCCACCGGGGATGCGAGCATCGGGGGCGGTGCCATCCTGGTGCGCATCAGCGAGGACGGCGGTACCACCTGGGGGAAGCGAACCGGTGCGTGGCGCCTGGCCGACGAGCCCGCCTGGACGCACGAGGCGGTACCCGGGCTGACGAACTACTGGGCGCCCGACGTCGTCCGTGTGGGTGACGAGATCCGTCTGTACTACGCGGCTTCTACCTTCGGCTCCTCCCGCTCGGCAATCGGCCTGATGGCCAGCTCCGCCTTCGACCCGACCGATCCTCAGACCGGCTGGGAGGACCGGGGCGTGGTGATTACCTCCGGCGACGGCGAGGCCTACAACGCGATCGACCCCTCCGTCCTGACCGACGCCGACGGGCGCACCTGGATGGCCTTCGGCTCTTTCTGGGGTGGGATCTTCGCCGTGGAGCTGGGGCGGGACGGACTGCGCGCAGACCCCACCGCAGACCCCATTCGGCTCGCCGACCGCGGCACCGCGCTGAACGACGTGGAGGGGGCCGCCCTTGCCCGGCACCACGGGTGGTACTACCTGTTCGTCTCCTTCGGCAGCTGTTGTCAGGGAATCGATTCCACCTACGAGATCGCGGTCGGGCGTTCCGAGGCGATCACCGGCCCCTATCTGGACCGTTCGGGTGCGTCGCTCCTCGACGGCGGCGGTACGGTACTACTTAGCAGCCAGGGGAACATGATCGGCCCCGGAGGCGGGGCCGTGGCCGGGGACTGGCTGGTCCACCACTACTACGACGCCGACAACGGCGGCACCCCCACGCTGGCCCTGCGCAGACTCGCCTGGGACGACGACTGGCCGGTTCTGCTCAGCAGTGAGGAGTTGAGCGCACGTGCGCAGGCGACAGCCTGA